From Nymphaea colorata isolate Beijing-Zhang1983 chromosome 6, ASM883128v2, whole genome shotgun sequence, a single genomic window includes:
- the LOC116255440 gene encoding GDSL esterase/lipase At1g71250-like gives MARMGLCVFFFLLVSSFPSSYSVVHKEQRVPALFVFGDSVVDGGNNVIFDHGASTGHLPYGVDFPTGPTGRFTNGLNPGDILAVFLNFTHLPPAVLDPKAVGGMITIGVNYASGGSGILDYPNSKSISLKNQTKLFKNTTLPDLRKQFNETELSTYLAKSIFAFNTGGNDVHELCELNENRRREQDERQQVTWFSSD, from the exons ATGGCAAGAATGGGTCTctgtgtcttcttcttcttgctcgtttcctcttttccttcttcatacTCTGTAGTACACAAGGAGCAGCGCGTCCCTGCGCTGTTCGTGTTCGGAGACTCCGTTGTTGACGGCGGTAACAATGTCATTTTCGATCACGGTGCATCTACCGGCCATCTTCCATATGGGGTAGATTTTCCCACCGGTCCTACAGGGAGGTTCACCAATGGGCTGAACCCAGGTGATATCTTGGCTGTGTTTTTGAACTTTACCCATCTCCCTCCGGCTGTTTTGGACCCCAAAGCCGTAGGTGGGATGATAACTATTGGAGTTAACTATGCCTCTGGTGGTTCAGGCATTCTTGATTATCCCAAT TCTAAATCGATATCACTAAAAAACCAAACAAAGTTATTCAAGAACACAACACTTCCAGATTTGAGGAAACAATTTAACGAGACAGAACTATCCACCTACCTGGCGAAGAGCATATTTGCATTCAACACGGGGGGTAACGACGTTCATGAGTTGTGCGAGCTAAATGAAAACAGAAGAAGAGAGCAGGATGAAAGACAGCAAGTAACGTGGTTCAGCTCTGATTGA
- the LOC116255432 gene encoding probable L-type lectin-domain containing receptor kinase S.5: MGSPARPALPATTIFFVLVAIFQTSSCQKEDNLVFGHFNQTTVANFIFQNKASVQEALQVTPDSLNQGFALQNQSGRVIYNKRYQLFERSGKLASFSTSFLFNIYRPDNKSVGEGLAFIVAPDSGIPANSYGQYLGLTNSTIDGNSSNYLLAVEFDTVKQDFDPDDNHVGIDINSVRSNATFSVSKIGIDLAPTTGPKKYLAWIDYDASARLLSVYLANENETKPNSSILSYPLNTAAVLSQYSYFGFAASTGKEAELNCILKWNLTVDILEVPGMRWTVMVFAIILPSSVAVAAAICAAAWFVLRRRKAVDDTNITGALKSLPGMPREFSFNELKKATNNFDEQMKLGQGGFGVVYRGALPFEGTEVAVKMFSREAMQGKDDFLAELTTINRLRHKNLVRLVGWCHRKGTLLIVYEFMPNGSLDQHLFESTEQTLSWDRRYKIIAGVASALHYIHNEYDNRVVHRDLKASNIMLDSEFNARLGDFGLARVLDDEKTSYAEADGVQGTMGYVAPECFHTGKATRESDVFGFGAVVLETVCGRRPRSSSTGLLVDYVWTLHREGRILEAVDEKLGDNYDPQDAARLLLLGLACSHPNPNDRPKATAIIQIISRSIDPPTVPPFRPPFIWHMDSTYDCSSVDVTGSIYTSGSTGWTPMTQSSQNQLADRASMV; encoded by the exons ATGGGCTCGCCGGCGCGTCCCGCCTTACCGGCCACCACCATTTTTTTCGTTCTCGTGGCCATTTTCCAGACGTCCTCGTGCCAGAAGGAAGACAACCTCGTTTTCGGACACTTCAACCAAACGACTGTGGCGAACTTCATCTTCCAGAACAAAGCGTCGGTGCAGGAAGCCCTCCAGGTCACGCCGGACTCACTCAATCAAGGCTTTGCGCTTCAGAATCAGTCCGGCCGGGTTATCTACAACAAGAGATACCAGCTCTTCGAGCGGTCGGGAAAGCTCGCGTCCTTCAGCACATCCTTTCTGTTCAATATATACCGCCCCGACAACAAAAGCGTCGGCGAAGGTCTCGCGTTCATCGTCGCGCCGGACAGCGGCATCCCGGCTAACAGCTACGGCCAGTACCTCGGCCTGACGAACTCGACCATCGACGGCAACTCTTCCAACTATCTGCTGGCCGTGGAGTTCGACACCGTCAAGCAAGACTTCGATCCCGATGACAACCACGTGGGGATCGACATCAACAGCGTCCGTTCCAACGCTACCTTCTCGGTCTCGAAGATCGGCATCGACCTCGCCCCGACAACTGGCCCCAAGAAGTACCTTGCTTGGATCGACTATGATGCCTCCGCCAGATTGCTGAGCGTCTACTTAGCAAACGAGAACGAGACGAAGCCCAATAGCAGCATCCTCTCTTACCCCCTCAATACCGCCGCCGTCTTGAGCCAATATTCGTATTTCGGATTCGCGGCATCGACCGGGAAAGAAGCCGAATTGAACTGCATACTGAAATGGAACCTGACGGTAGATATTCTGGAGGTTCCGGGGATGCGGTGGACGGTGATGGTGTTTGCGATCATATTACCATCGTCGGTCGCAGTGGCTGCGGCCATTTGTGCAGCGGCGTGGTTCGTCCTCCGGCGGAGGAAGGCGGTGGACGACACCAACATAACCGGGGCGCTCAAGAGCTTGCCGGGGATGCCGAGGGAGTTCAGCTTCAACGAGCTGAAGAAGGCGACCAACAACTTCGACGAGCAGATGAAGCTGGGCCAAGGTGGGTTCGGCGTGGTCTACAGGGGGGCGCTGCCGTTTGAGGGCACGGAAGTCGCGGTGAAGATGTTCTCCAGGGAGGCGATGCAGGGGAAGGATGACTTCCTCGCCGAGCTCACCACCATCAACCGTCTGCGCCACAAGAACCTCGTCCGCCTCGTCG GTTGGTGCCATAGGAAAGGGACCCTGCTGATCGTGTACGAGTTCATGCCAAACGGGAGCCTGGACCAGCACCTGTTCGAGTCGACCGAGCAAACACTGAGCTGGGACCGACGGTACAAAATAATCGCCGGCGTCGCCTCCGCGCTTCACTACATCCACAACGAGTACGACAACCGCGTGGTGCACCGAGACCTCAAGGCCAGCAACATCATGCTCGACTCGGAGTTCAACGCCCGCCTCGGCGACTTCGGCCTCGCCCGGGTGCTCGACGACGAGAAGACGTCGTACGCGGAGGCCGACGGCGTACAGGGCACGATGGGCTACGTCGCCCCCGAGTGCTTCCACACCGGCAAAGCAACGAGGGAGTCGGACGTCTTCGGCTTCGGAGCCGTCGTGCTCGAGACCGTCTGCGGCCGCCGGCCGAGATCGTCGTCCACCGGCCTCCTCGTGGACTATGTCTGGACCCTGCACAGGGAAGGAAGAATTCTTGAAGCGGTGGACGAGAAGCTGGGAGACAATTACGACCCGCAAGATGCGGCCCGCCTCCTGCTCTTGGGTCTGGCTTGCTCTCACCCCAACCCAAATGATAGACCCAAAGCTACGGCCATCATTCAGATCATATCCCGGTCCATCGACCCGCCGACGGTGCCGCCATTCCGGCCGCCGTTCATTTGGCACATGGACTCGACCTATGATTGCTCCTCCGTGGACGTGACCGGCTCCATCTACACCTCCGGCTCGACTGGTTGGACGCCCATGACCCAGAGCAGCCAGAATCAGCTTGCAGATAGGGCCTCCATGGTTTGA
- the LOC116255437 gene encoding GDSL esterase/lipase 7-like encodes MARPSNLSICCVFVFVLFCLVAFLPTSHSVCPGTVNHAPALFVFGDSVVDNGNNAFRNPGVSTRNLPYGIDFPSGPTGRFTNGKNPGDFLAEDLNLPGLPLAVEDPTAEGSKILNGVNYASGGSGILDNPDSEFMSLGGQIDLFEQKTLPDLRRLFARSGKLAPYLANSIFAFSTGGNDCTKACDDPLNNVEECKGNVKLLVANLTVHLKRLNDLGVRKFVLFGAQPLGCNPGYVANNNFECRQELNVVVKLFSEELNSSLGSLKKAMPDSYFVYVNAYKITDDVYQNPASQGFEEIKASCCERNGPGCTPGRDPCADRDTYMYFDGAHCTSAMYKLLVDGGFCSEDPEIVNPFDISRLAAIQVIPTVERSPMK; translated from the exons ATGGCAAGACCGAGTAACCTTTCCATCTGCTGCGTCTTCGTCTTCGTCCTCTTCTGCCTTGTTGCCTTCCTTCCCACTTCACACTCTGTGTGTCCCGGTACTGTGAACCATGCCCCGGCCCTTTTTGTGTTTGGGGACTCTGTGGTCGACAACGGAAACAATGCCTTTAGAAACCCTGGTGTGTCCACCCGCAATCTGCCATATGGAATAGACTTCCCCAGCGGTCCTACCGGAAGGTTCACCAACGGGAAGAACCCCGGTGATTTCTTGGCCGAGGACTTGAATCTTCCAGGTTTACCTCTTGCCGTCGAGGATCCCACGGCCGAAGGAAGCAAGATTCTTAACGGAGTTAACTACGCGTCTGGGGGTTCCGGGATCCTTGATAATCCTGAC TCTGAGTTCATGTCGCTGGGGGGACAAATCGACCTTTTCGAGCAAAAAACCCTTCCGGATCTAAGGAGACTATTCGCTAGGTCGGGAAAGCTCGCTCCCTATCTGGCGAACAGCATCTTTGCCTTTAGTACCGGTGGCAATGACTGCACTAAAGCCTGCGATGATCCTCTCAACAATGTGGAGGAATGCAAAGGAAATGTCAAGCTTCTTGTGGCCAACTTGACCGTCCACCTTAAG AGGCTGAATGATTTGGGTGTTCGGAAGTTCGTGTTGTTCGGCGCCCAACCACTCGGGTGCAATCCTGGCTATGTTGCTAACAATAACTTCGAGTGCAGACAGGAGCTCAACGTGGTTGTCAAACTTTTCAGTGAAGAACTGAACTCGTCCCTGGGCAGCCTGAAGAAAGCCATGCCCGACTCCTACTTTGTGTACGTTAACGCCTACAAGATTACCGATGATGTCTACCAAAATCCAGCTTCTCAAG GATTCGAAGAAATCAAGGCGTCCTGTTGCGAAAGAAATGGACCTGGATGCACACCAGGTAGAGACCCTTGCGCGGATAGAGATACATACATGTATTTCGATGGCGCACACTGCACCTCCGCCATGTACAAGCTTCTGGTGGACGGCGGCTTCTGCTCAGAAGACCCGGAAATTGTGAATCCTTTCGATATTTCACGGCTTGCTGCCATTCAGGTGATTCCCACTGTTGAAAGGTCTCCCATGAAGTGA